Within Malus domestica chromosome 04, GDT2T_hap1, the genomic segment GATGGAAATGTGGGTTCTGTGCTTCTTAGTCTCAGAGCGTTTGTAAAGTTATGTTTTCGATTTCAATTAGCAAGGATTGTCTTTTTGGACACTAGAGATGCGGTATCTTAAGAGTTCAAGTGTTTCATAGGCACCCGTAAACGTCCCATGATTCTTTCAACTACTTTCAGTTTTATTTTCTGAAAGGATCGTCTTATGCTCACACTTCTTGCAGATGCCGGGTACAATTATGGCGATGGGAAGGCTCAACCGACCAAGTATTATGATTTATGGTGGAACTATTAAGGTTTGAGTTCTCTATTTGATTGATTTACTGAAAGTACGAGTTATGTATTAATTCTTGTTTCGTATATGATTAGCGTTCtatttttcatatattattTGATTCGAGATCAAGTTCTCAATGATTTTTCTGTATCTTTATTTAGGATTGATCTTGCATGAGATAACAGGTTTATGAGGGAAAGCTGTATCATTTACTTGAGCATGTTTTTCCTCCATAGTCAACGGTTTTTGCATATAAAtaggtttttcttcttttctcgaTATCATAAGCTGTGTATAAATTAAGCTCGTGTTCTGGATTAAATTTCTGAATCTATGTACCTTCTGGATCTGTACATACACTTTGTATGTGTTGCTACGAAATAATTTCTCTTATTATTGGAGTCCGTGGCACTAACCCACAATAACTTGGAATATATTATAACTTCTTTACTATACTATTATCTGATGATTGATGTTGTGTGATTCTACATCATAGTTGCTCTCAAATTAATCTGCTTGTTGTATATATTCTTTACAATAGAAAAATATGCGGGCTATCAGtcataatatttgttttatttatctttCTTTTGTCTTTCTTGCAGCCAGGGCACTTCCAAGGCAATACTTATGATATAATATCTGCATTTCAGGTATGCCTTCTAATTTGAGGTTTGAATACTAATGTCAGAGCTGCCTACTTTTGGTTCTGCGTATAAAGATGTGTCCtgttaactttttattttttttttatttatttttttttttgtatttcgtAAATATggtcttgttttctttttgattttgtttctttggtatAAGAAACAGTGTGTGTTTTGGCCCTTTCCATTTCCTTTGTGAAGCCATCAGTGAATGTGACAAAGTTGAAGAAAATTTCTCGTTTATTCCATTAGATGCTTGAAGGGCCACATTCTGTGTCTTCCACAGTATTTTAACATGTAGAAGTTGATTTCTTTGGTTTTAGCATTTCATTTTGGTAAGCTTGTTTCCAAGACCAGTAATGTAGTGCGACATGCAAGTTCAGTTAATCGACTAAATCACCAAAAATTGTCTAGATTCTAAGTTTTGTTTGCATTTGGTACAAATGGCTGTTCTTTCAATGTTCTCATTAATAATATTGCTAGTATCCATGTTAAGATTCATGAAGGTTTATTGGAGAGGGATAGTCACACAAAATATGGTAGGGCAAAGCCTTCCGTGTTGGGAATGTTTTTTGGTTATCCGAATAAATAAACTCCATCCCTGAATGGGAGGCTGTGGAGAGCTTTCAGGGCGGTTTTTTGTTCAACTGCATGTTTAGCATCCCTGAATGGGAATGTCTTTGTTTCCATGAATAGAAAAGGATGATCTGGCAACTGCTTGCTGATGTGCGTAAAGTAAACTTCTTTACGCTGTTGCTGTAGAATATGTACTTGTTTGAATGAAGAGTACTTTCTACCTCTTTACCCTGAATATAGAAATTTTGAACTTATTCTTGCTGTTGTGATTTTAGATTCAAAGTCATGGCGTAGAATGTCAACCCaaacttcagtttttttttgtcGATAATTGCTTATGTAAATGCTGTTTGCCTTTAACATAAAAAGCTGTTTCAGAACATAAATTGTTATGTTCTCAATGTGGCGAAGTCAAAAATTATTCTtaacagattttttttaatactttttACTGATATCGTAGTGTTATGGAGAATATGTAAGTGGATCCATAAGCGATGAGCAACGAAAGAATGTTGTCCTTAACTCTTGCCCTGGGGCTGGAGCTTGTGGTGGGATGTATACTGCTAATACGATGGCTTCTGCCATTGAAGCTATGGGAATGTCTATTCCTTACAGGTAGAGATGCCTTCAGAacagaatttaatttaatataatttctgTAAGCAATCAAATTCTTATTTTTGCCTTTGTTGTTTTTCACCCCTTCTCTAAAAGCTCTTCTACGCCTGCTGAAGATCCATTGAAACTGGATGAGTGCCGATTGGCTGGGAAATACCTCTTGGAATTACTGAAAATGGATTTGAAACCTCGAGATATTATTACTCCAAAGTCACTACATAATGCAATGGTTATTGTTATGGCATTAGGGGGGTCAACCAATGCTGTTCTGCACTTGATTGCTATTGCAAGGTGAGAAGCCAGATTCTCCAGGATGCTAATAATTGTCTTGCATGAAAATATCAACTGACAAGACTCTTGGCAGGTCTGTTGGTTTGGAATTAAATCTGGATGATTTCCAGAAGGTTAGCGATAAGGTTCCATTTCTTGCAGATCTTAAGCCTAGTGGCAAGTATGTCATGGAGGATGTACACAAGGTATCCTTTCTTGCACTCAATGTAACAATTGGTGGCATATTTTATGTGTATATGCCATTTGTTTAGGTACATTTGGTACTTATTTCTCTTGATGAGCAAGGTAATGGTTTTCTTTAATAGATTGGAGGAACACCAGCGGTCATTCGGTACCTTTTGGAGAACGGGTTGTTACATGGGGATTGTATGACTGGTATGCATGTTCAGAATCTTCATATTGTTTGCATCTTTGGAATTAATAGTTTAAGTTGTAATGCTTATAACATTAACATAAGGACATCCATTCTGTAGTCACCGGAAGGACAGTGGCTGAGAATGCAGAAAGTTTCCTTCCTTTGGCTAATGGACAGGTAAGATAGCTCTCCTCACAAATTAACTTTGTTTTCTGTTGAATCATGTGTTTGAATGAAGACCAACATCTAACATGGTTGCCTCATGCCTTTCTTTATAttcttaaattttatcttttcttcTTACTCATTCAGGATATAATAAGGCCCTTGGGAAACCCTATCAAGAAAACAGGCCATCTGCAAATATTATATGGAAATCTTGCACCAGAGGGTTCTGTAGCAAAAATTACAGGAAAAGAGGGGCTATATTTCTCTGGTGCTGTTTTCTGTTATTTGTTTAGTAATTTGTTTTTCtgttcttttttaatttaaaatcccCTTAACTGCTGAGTTCTTTATTAAAAATACTCCAGGTCCTGCACTTGTCTTTGAAGGTGAGGAGTCAATGGTTGCAGCTATCTCAGAGGATCCTATGAGTTTTAAGGTTGATTATTGTTTCATGATTGCACTTGTCTATGGAAATAATTTGTTCACAACCTTCCAATAGAAAATTCTGGTCTTTGATAAAACAAAAATTCTACATTTCCGTAGTGCTTGACAATCTTAGTGAGGTTTTCTGTTTGAATTCTAGGCATATTACTTTCAGCATCATTGTGTtctactaattaaattgaatttgaatgtCGAAAAGGAATATCTAAGTTCTTGTATTGTATTTATTGTCCTTCAGGGGAAAGTAGTTGTTATTAGAGGAGAGGGGCCAAAGGGAGGACCAGGCATGCCAGAAATGTTAACACCAACCAGTGCAATAATGGGTGCAGGACTGGGAAAGGTACAGCTGTTCAAAATCTATTTTCTGGTTGTACTTGCTTTAGTTATCCAACTGtaatgattttgcttcacactgtttgtTAGTAGTGTTTTAAATAAAGCTAATGATTATGTTTTATAAGCAATTAATCCCAGCATGACCCCTTCAAGTTCAAGCTACATTGCACTGCTTTAGTTGGTATGTAGCTATTGTTTCCTAGTAGATGTTTCAATGGATATTGCTTTTCGGTCCTGCAGGAGGTTGCTTTATTGACAGATGGTAGGTTTTCAGGCGGTTCGCATGGATTTGTTGTTGGCCACATATGTCCTGAAGCACAGGTGTTTTTAACTTTCCATTAATGTCATTTGATTTTAGCTTTTACATCTTGATAGGTTGTGTCTATCTGTGTGTGTATTCCTTTGATTGCATTTTTCCGCGAGCTTCATGTTACTGGATCTACATGAAAACTTTGGGTACTTTGATCGGTACTTAATGTCAAATAGTtcttgaaaatgaaaatttagtCATCCGTTccaccaagaaaatgaaaaactaaTGTGTTACAGCGATCAAGATTATTTGCAACAGGCAGAAAATTTATACATCTTAGACACAAGAAAGGGAAATGAACTCATGGAATGCATTGTGAATTATTTTCAGGAAGGTGGTCCTATTGGATTAATTGAGAATGGGGACATCATCAATGTTGATGTTGCAAACAAGAGAATAGATGTCCAGTTAACCGATCAAGAGATGGACAGGCGAAGGAAGAACTATATTCCATCGCCATACAAGGCTAACCGTGGAATTTTGTACAAGGTATGTGAGAATCTTGTTCTGCAACCATCCTTCCCGTGTTATGATTGTTATATTAATAGAAATTTATCATCTTCTTTATGTGCAGTACATCAAGAACGTGCAGCCGGCTTCAAAGGGATGCGTGACTGATGAGTAACGGTGAAGAATATCCGTAGACGGGGGTATAGAGAGTGTGGTGGCAAGCTCAAATTGGCAAACCCCCTTAGGATGTGTGCAATTGGGTGTAGCTTATGGCGGCTCTTGTAGGATATTATGTCCAGTCGGCTTTGCTCTTGTAGGATATTATGTCCAGTCGGCTTTGTACCGCTTCTATCTTTTGTCGTATGTTTGTGCGTACCAATTTTGCGGGTTCTAGGTGTTTCAAGTTATCCTCtagtttttcagtttttatttctGTCTGCTATCTCCAACAGAATTTTATCGGCTAATAATCAACTTTTAATCTCAATTCGTACCTTTTACACATCTTGTTTAATTTTGGCCGTATGTTctgtttgatttatttgattAGATGACCATAAATAGAGGTGTGTGAGTAGCCAAGTAATCATTTCATACAAGTTCATTGATATATTCtttttaataacaaaataataattaaccttttagaaaaaaatattaaatacaaaataaaatagccAATTAGCATGCGCGTAAGTGATAACGGTAAGGGTGCTCTGTGAGAGAAattggtgagagagagagatgagtttAATTTCATCTAGAGAGTATCGAAAGGAAAGTGGTGAAGTGAAAAAATTAAGGGACTGTTTGGTATtctatcaaaaaaaaaattatcatttctcaaaacatttattAAGAACATCtcttaaaaataattttcttttagaCTCAAAAATTTATTTGgtataaaatttgaaattatttttagaTCTTAAATTTAAACTGGACAAAAAATCCATAGAGAAGgcgggagagggagaaagaggagagaggatgaagtaaaaaagaaaggatcagAGCagtagaagagagagaggagagaggatcAGAGGATATAAAGAGGAGGAggataaagaaagaagagaaaaagagaaataacgAAGAGAGTGGATAAGAGGGAGAGAGGAggagagtaaaaaaaaaagagaaggagaagagagaaagaagaaaaaagggagaGAGATCCAGAGTGAgaggagaggggagagagagaacaaaTAAAATGAGTGAgctttaagtttaaaaactctaaaaactcaattttatttttaaagaatatatatatatatatatattttttttttttaagttagtcttgagtttattttttgaaaataatcctactaaacaagtttttaaggtgTAAAACCTGAAAAGCGTTTGTTAAAATTCAAGAGTTCcaaacatgtttttttttttttaaggcaaAAGTGaatcaaaatgataaaaaaaaaaaaaaagtcatttgTCCACAAATATTTTAGTATATAGCTTAGTCCGACACTGTACCAAGTAATTCATTATTCCTATCATGTTCAATCCAAACAAAACCAGTGCAACTTAGTCCATTAAGTTAGTTTAATCCGAAATTGTCTGTCCTAACAAACGGGGCTAAAAGATTGAGTGCATTCTAATAGTTGGGCCACCGCATCTCAAAAGGCCCGCCAGGTCGACCCACAGTTTACGAGAGAACCTTAAAACCGACCCGACCCATTTTCATTGCACAGGGGAAAGAGGGCTGATGGTTCGGTTCATCTCCCAACAGAGACCGAGATTTTTTTGGTCAATcaacagagagagaagagattgGCCACGACTGCATGAGTCcatcttcctctcttccttcttctcttcaaaattTGGGCTTCTCTTTCGGATTTGAATCCACGACAacgaaaacttcaggtttttttttcttaatttttattttgttttaatttaatttttgttttcagcTCCTGAATTCTAAGTTCTTTCTGCCTGATCTGTTTCTACTTTTCCCATTAATTCACATCGTGGTTGGTTTCCATCTGATTGCAATTTTGTATCTAAATTGAGAAACTTGATGTTAAATTAGGTATTAATTATGATTTATTGTTAATATtatgtcttctttttttttataattttttaattcttaattttCTCCCATGTTAACTGATTGGGGCTagatcaatttttctttcttaaagttCAATGCTTTATGTTTATTTCATAGAATTTGGTACTGTTTTATTTGCTTTCATCTTTATtgatttatgattaatttataatttgttATTTCTAGTATCATGAAATGTGTATTAGTAGTTATTTTGATGTTGGTTAACAGTTGTTCTGAATTTCGTTGTCTACGTATAAATGAGACTTGTGTGTTAACTCTAGATGATCTATTTCATTGGGCACCAGTTAAACCGGTATGACAATGAATTAAGCATTTCATTCTCATAGAGAATGTAGATTTGTTATATGAAAGATTAGAAATGCATTATTCCGTGTACTTTTTGATTTGATCACTCTTTGAAGTTTTGAGCCTTTGACAGAATCTTCTTTTTCGTGTTAATGCCAGCCCCTTTGGGATTGTAGGCATGTAGAGGGATTGGGAGGCACTTTTAACTCTCATAGTTATTAAACTGCATTCCTTGTTAAAGGTCGGTTTGATCCTAACCATGGAATATTACAAGCTGGGCCATGAATCCATTCCTAATTTACTTTTGAAGAGCTATTGACTTCGCCTAATTTTAACTATCTTGAATTTTCAAGTTCATACTTCATAGAGGCCTCTCACAACTTTTACAAAGATATCAAATTTATAGGATCCAGCTTCTCTCCATTTGCAGTACCTAATGGCAGGGCAAGTTAAATCTGAACAATAAAATTCACCACCGGGGCCTGATACAGTGGTGCCCTCACCTTGGAAAATCTGGATTCGGCAACTGACCCTTCCATTTGCATGGAAAAGGAGGATGAGTCTTTTGACTTTTTCAAGCGTCATACGGTTCTCCATTAACAGGAGAATATAGTTACCTTTTCCATTCATGAAACCTGTCACTTCTGCCACATAATCTTCAATGACCACATTGTTCTATGTCTTGGGCCATTACCTATTGTTGTCTTGTTGTAGTTTCCTTCTTTGATATTTTGTAGTATGTAACAATTCTCTtccaatcaaatttaatatcaGTTGTCTGAGTCCTTTTAAAATAATTCCAATCAATAACGTGTTCATTATGTAAGTCTGGATCTGTAGTGTACTGCATAAAGAGTCAAATGTTGATACTCTGCTGCGTAACTTGTCATATAAATGGCACTTCTCCACCCACTATTCCTAATAGTTattgaaaataaagaaaaggaaaaaggaaacgaTATTTTTTACTTCTGTTCTAGTTCTAGTAGGTGCTCAAATGCTGTGTTTCTTACAGAAAATGTATCTACAAGCAGCtggttaactttttttttttctatgatTCTtagtaatgttttttttttatgcgtactttcaatttatttatagCATTTACAGACAATAATTCTTGTACCAGTAGCAGTTGCTgacttatttgattttttaattattttaaacttGGTGCAGATTATGGAAGACATGGACATCGATCAGGTAGTGGAGGTACCTGACACGCCTGATAGATTAGCTTCCAGACACATTCTTGGCAGAGAATCTGTTGGTAAAGTCAGTAATTCATCATTTGTTCGTGACTTGAGTAATCCAAACCTTGTGGATGAAAAATATGTCAATGGGCCAAAAATCAGGGATAATGGGCATAGTAAAAGACTAGTTATACGTCCTCCGAGAAATCTTAGCAATCTTGACAGTAAGAGTTGCAGTAACTCTAATGTTGACAATTCATCTGCTTCCAATAATACTCCCATTTTCCGGAGAGGTACAGTGAGCAAAAGCTCCAGTCGTGAAGCCAAATATTGTACGGGAACTGATAATGTGGACAAGGGAAAGCCTATGAGAATCAAAATTTCTTCCAAACCATCTGCTTGCCAAGGAAATACTCACTTTTCTGATATAGCCAAACAGAATGGTTACACTCAATTACCTGAAAAGGATTTTCCACTTGGTGAATCAGACGACCTTGTAGCCGAAGACAAAAGAAAAGGGCAAGTAGTATCAGACGGCTGCTCTTCGGTAAATTGCATTCCAAGTCATTCAGAGGGATCCAGAAATAATTTCAAGGGGAAGGAAAAAATTGATGATAGTGCATTTAATGGTCTGGGTTTAGCTTTGGCTCTTGGCAAAGGAGTTGATCCATCCCTTGATCCTCAACATAGGCAACAAAATCATGTGCCTCTTCATTCTGTTAACCTTCCGAGAGTCAGTGGCCAAAAAAGGTTGGTACGGAATGGGTGTATTTCCCCCCATAATATAGCAACAAGGACTAAACAGTTAGCTGAAAAGCCTAACCATAGTTCCAAGGATATTGAACAGAGTCATTCAGGGAATGTGGATTCCAATGGTTCACCATATGTCGTAGACATAAGTGACATAGTTTCTGAAGACAATAATAGTGAAAGagtgaaagggaaagggaaaggtgTAATAATTCATTCTTCTGAACCAAAGGAGAATAATGCAAGAATTATTCGTACATCTGGCAGGTATTTTGTTTACAAAGCTATTTTCTTGGTTAGATACTCTTTTAAGTAAATGTTCTGGTTATTACTTTCTTAATGAGTAAGATTTATATTTCAATACCTGGTTTAAATAAGGCTGAAGAATTTAAAGGGTTGCTGGTTTACTATTTAAGAGTGATATAAGGGTTTTACTTCTCAGATTGTCATAACCTTGTCCTTCTGttattttgttagttttgaAAAACTGCAGTCAACCACACTGGAGCTAAATTctatatttgtgtgtgtgtttgtctacatgcgtgtgtgtgtgtgtgtttgtctacatgtgtgtgtgtgtgcgcatgTACATTGGCTTTGGTTGCGAGATCCTACAACCGAAACTTTCtaaacatatgtatatatatgtctaTGTATTTGTATACAAATTTCTAAGTTTGTGATGTGGCAAACCATATTTCATTATCATTTTCTTCCTTTATTAGTTTTGGGCAATGATCACCAAAACCGCAGAAACTCGACAAAAATAACCAGATGTGTCTCCGGCCGACTACGTTAAGAATTTCTTTTTTCCTGCTTGATTGTTGTTGCCAACAGTGTTATTACCGGCTTCTgtttattgtttgtttttacCAATTCCTTGCGAC encodes:
- the LOC103443511 gene encoding dihydroxy-acid dehydratase, chloroplastic, giving the protein MMQANLLTPSPRPATAATSTAFKSLPRPPHVPRHHRPPFSVRASISEAAQSSPSITVDSPPPPAPKQHQKLNKYSSRITEPKSQGGSQAILHGVGLSEEDLSKPQIGISSVWYEGNTCNMHLLGLSEAVKEGVQEAGMVGFRFNTVGVSDAISMGTRGMCYSLQSRDLIADSIETVMGAQWYDGNISIPGCDKNMPGTIMAMGRLNRPSIMIYGGTIKPGHFQGNTYDIISAFQCYGEYVSGSISDEQRKNVVLNSCPGAGACGGMYTANTMASAIEAMGMSIPYSSSTPAEDPLKLDECRLAGKYLLELLKMDLKPRDIITPKSLHNAMVIVMALGGSTNAVLHLIAIARSVGLELNLDDFQKVSDKVPFLADLKPSGKYVMEDVHKIGGTPAVIRYLLENGLLHGDCMTVTGRTVAENAESFLPLANGQDIIRPLGNPIKKTGHLQILYGNLAPEGSVAKITGKEGLYFSGPALVFEGEESMVAAISEDPMSFKGKVVVIRGEGPKGGPGMPEMLTPTSAIMGAGLGKEVALLTDGRFSGGSHGFVVGHICPEAQEGGPIGLIENGDIINVDVANKRIDVQLTDQEMDRRRKNYIPSPYKANRGILYKYIKNVQPASKGCVTDE